A stretch of DNA from Hoeflea ulvae:
CGCTGATCGTCATTTTGCAATCGACCGTGCGGGTTTCCGTGCCGCTGATCCTGGCGGCACTGGCCGGGCTCTATTCCGAGCGCGCCGGGATCTTCGACATCGGGCTTGAAGGCAAGATGCTTGCCGCGGCCTTTGCCGGCGGCGCCGCGGCCTCGGTCTTTGGATCGGCCTTTATCGGGCTTCTGGCCGGGATCCTGGTCTCGGTCTGCCTGGCACTGGTGCATGGCTTTGCCTCCATCACCCAGCGCGGCAACCAGATCGTCTCCGGCGTGGCGATCAATTTCATCGCGCTTGGCGCCACCGTGATCCTCGGCCAGGCCTGGTTCCGCCAGGGCGGCCGCACGCCGCAATTGCGCGATGGCGAGCGCTTCACCACCGTCGAACTGCCCTTCGCCGCCGAAATCGCCGATATTCCGATCCTTGGCTCGATCTATTCCAACCTGCTCTCGGGGCATTTCCTGCTGACCTATCTGGCCTTTGCGCTGGTGCCGATCACCTGGTGGGTGCTCTACCGCACCCGTTTCGGCCTGCGGCTGCGCGCAGTGGGCGAAAACCCCGGCGCGGTCGATACCGCCGGCATTTCGGTGATCTGGATGCGCTACCGCGCGGTGATCTGCTGCGGCATTCTCTGCGGCATTGCCGGCGTCTATCTGTCGATGGCCATGACCGCCGGCTTCGTCAAGGGCATGACCGCGGGCAAGGGCTTTATCGCGCTGGCAGCATTGATCTTCGCCAAGTGGAAGCCGGTCAATGTCATGTTCGCCTGCCTGCTGTTCGGTTTTCTCGACGCGATGTCGATCCGCATGCAGGGCAATGAGCTGCCCTTCATCGGCGCGGTGCCGGTGCAGTTCATGCAGGCGCTGCCCTATATCCTGACGGTGGTCTTGCTGGCCGGATTCATCGGCAAGGCCATCCCGCCGCGCGCCGGTGGCGTGCCCTATGTCAAGGAGCGTTGAGATGGCCCGGGATCTGTTTGAAGCCGCACGCGAGGCCATGGCGAAGTGCCACGCGCCTTACTCGAAATTTCCGGTCGGTGCGGCGATCCGTGCCGCGGATGGCTCGATCCATGCCGGCGCCAATATCGAGGTGATCGCCTTTCCGGAAGGCTGGTGCGCCGAAACCACGGCGATCGGCCACATGGTCATGGCCGGCTCGACCCGGATCCGCGAAGTGGCGGTGATCGCCGAAAAGCTCGATCTGTGCACGCCCTGCGGCGGTTGCCGGCAGAGACTGGCCGAATTTTCCGACGCCGACACGCTGGTGCATCTGTGCGATGCCGAGGGCGTGAAGAAAACCCTGCGGATGGACGAGTTGCTGCCCTATGCGTTTGAAACCAAGGTGCTGGGATGAATGCGGCTGTTGATGTGCTGACCGACCGGCTGCGCGGCCTGATGCCGCGCCATGCCATCGTGCTGGGCTCGGGCCTCGGATCGCTGGTCGAAACCGTCACCGACCCCGTGCGCATCCCCTATGGCGACCTGCCCGGTTTTCCGGCAAGCGGCGTTTCCGGCCATGCCGGCGAGATCGTCGCCGGTCACATCGGCAAGACGCCGGTGATCGTGCTGTCAGGCCGGGTGCATTATTATGAACATGGCCAGGCCGATGCGATGCGGGCGCCGCTGGAGGCCTTGCAGGGCATTGGCGTGACCAATCTGTTCCTGACCAATTCGGCCGGCTCGCTGCGCCAGGACATGCCGCCGGGATCGGTGATGCGGATTTCCGACCACATCAATTTCTCCGGCGCCAATCCGCTGTTCGGCGAGCCCAGCGACCGTCGTTTCGTCGGCATGACCAGCGCCTATGATCCGGCACTGGCCTTGCGGCTCGAGGCAGCGGCCGCGGCGACCGGAACCGTGATGCATGAAGGCGTCTATATGTGGTTTTCCGGCCCGAGTTTCGAAACCCCGGCGGAAATCCGCATGGCGCGCGGCCTGGGCGCCGACGCTGTCGGCATGTCGACGGTTCCCGAAGTCATCCTCGCCCGCTTCCTCGGCATGAAGGTGGCGGCGGCCTCGGTGATCACCAATTACGGCGCCGGCATGACCGGCGGCGAGCTGAGCCACCAGGAGACCAAGGACATGGCTCCGGTCGGCGGCCGCCGGCTTGCTTCAATCCTGACACACGCCATCGGAGATCTGGCATGAGTACCAAAACCGTTGAAGCGGCGGCGGCCGGACGCGAAGCCCGGGGGTCGCAACTTGTTTCGCTTGCCCCGTCGCACGCGCGCAATGCCGGCACCGAGTTCCTGCCGGCGATGTTCGAGAACATGTCGGTCAACCTGTCGGCAACCGAACGCCGCGTCTCGACGCTGACCACTCGCCGCACCGTGAAGAAGAGCTGGCAGGCTGCCTGGCTGATCCGCGCCATCGAATGCATCGATCTGACCACGCTGGCCGGCGACGACACGCCCGGCAAGGTCGAGCGGCTCTGCGCCAAGGCGCGCAATCCGCTGCGGGCCGATCTGGTCACGGCGCTGGGCCTGGAAGATTACGGCCTGACCACGGGCGCTGTCTGCGTCTATCCGATGATGGTCGCCACCGCGGTCAAGGCGCTTCAAGGCTCCGGCGTGCCGGTCGCCTCGGTGGCCACCGGCTTCCCCGCCGGTCTCACCCCGATGCCGCAGCGGCTGGCCGAAATCACCTATGCCGTGGGCGAGGGGGCCGATGAAATCGACATCGTCATTTCGCGCCGCCATGTGCTCACCGGCAACTGGACGGCGCTTTATGACGAGGTCCGGGCCATGCGCGAGGCCTGTGGCGAGGCCCACATGAAGGCCATTCTGGCCACCGGCGAGCTCAAGACCCTGTCCAATGTCTACAAGGCGTCGATGGTCTCGATGATGGCCGGCGCCGATTTCGTCAAGACCTCGACCGGGATGGAAGGCGTCAACGCCACCTTGCCGGTCAGCCTGACCATGGTGCGCGCGGTGCGCGACTATCTCGACCTCACCGGACAGATTTGCGGCTTCAAGCCGGCCGGCGGCATCCGCACCACCAAGGATGCCATCGCCTGGCTGATCCTGATGAAGGAAGAGCTCGGCAATGACTGGCTCAAGCCGGACCTGTTCCGCTTTGGCGCCAGTTCGCTGCTTGGCGATATCGAGCGCCAGATCGAACACAATGTGACCGGCCGCTACGCGTCCGCCGACCACCACGGCATGGCGTGAGGAGCATATGATGAACAAGATCAGGGACATTCTCAACACGATGGACTACGGACCCGCGCCGGAAGACAGCAAGGATGTGCGCGCCTGGCTCGCCAGCCACAAAGCCGGCTTCGGCCATTTCATCGGCGGCGCTTTCACCAAGCCCAGGGGCGAGACTTTTGAGGTCCACAATCCGGCCAACAGCGAAAAGCTCGCCGATGTCGCCATTGCCGACGCCAAAGACATCGACAAGGCGGTTGCTGAAGCCTCCAAGGCGCTGAAGAAATGGCAGGCACTGTCGGGCAACCAGCGTGCCCGCCACATCTATGCGCTGGCCCGTCACGTGCAAAAGCACGCGCGCTTTCTGGCGGTCCTCGAAACGCTCGACAACGGCAAGACCATCCGCGAAACCCGCGACATCGATATCCCGCTGGTGGCGCGGCATTTCTATCATCACGCCGGCTGGGCCGAACTGCGCGACACCGAATTTTCCGGCTACGAGGCAGCCGGTGTCTGCGGCCAGATCATCCCGTGGAATTTCCCGCTGCTGATGCTGTCGTGGAAAGTGGCGCCGGCGCTCGCAGCCGGCTGCACCGTGGTGCTCAAATCAGCCGAACACACACCGCTGACCGCGCTGGCATTTGCCGAAATCTGCGTCGAGGCCGGGCTTCCGGCGGGCGTCTTCAATCTCGTCAACGGCGCCGGCGACACCGGTGCGGCGCTGGCCGCGCATGATGATGTTGCCAAGCTGGCTTTCACCGGCTCCACCGCCGTTGGCCGGCTGCTGCGCCGCCAGACCGCCGGATCGGGCAAGAAACTGTCGCTTGAGCTCGGTGGCAAGTCCCCCTTCATCGTCTTTGACAATGCCGATATCGACGCGGCGGTCGAAGGCGTGGTCGATGCGATCTGGTTCAATCAGGGCGAGGTCTGCTGTGCGGGGTCGCGCGCCATCGTGCAGGAAGGCATTTCCGCCCGCTTCCATGACAAGCTGCGCGCCCGGATGGAAAAGCTTCGCATCGGCAATCCGCTCGACAAGTCGATGGACATGGGTGCCGTTGTTGCACCGGTGCAGATGCGTGAGATCACCGCCAAGGTCGAGGCCGGGATCGCCGAGGGCGCCACGATGTGGCAGCCAAGCTGGGCGAAAAGCTTCGAGAATGCCGATGGCTGCTTCTTCCCGCCGACGCTGTTTACCGATGTGGCGCCGTCCTCGACCCTGGCGCAGGAGGAAATCTTCGGGCCCGTGCTGGCTTCGATGACCTTCCGTACCCCGGGCGAAGCGGTGCAGCTTGCCAACAATTCCCGCTATGGACTGGCGGCATCGGTCTGGTCGCAAAATCTCGACGAGGCCTTTGATGCGGCGCGGACGCTCAAATCCGGCATTGTCTGGATCAACTCGACCAATCTGTTCGATGCCTCGGCCGGCTTCGGCGGCTACAAGGAAAGCGGTTTCGGTCGCGAGGGCGGCCGCGAAGGCATGCTCGAATATCTGGTGCCGACCTGGCAGAAAAAGGCCAAGGCCTTGCCCGAAAGCGAGCCGGTTCCGGCGCCCGTACCCGGCCTTGGCAGCGACACCGCCGCGCTCGACCGCACGGTGAAGCTCTATGTCGGCGGCAAGCAGGCCCGTCCGGATTCGGGCTACTCCTATCCGGTCACCGGCAAGGGCGGCAAGCATCTGGCCGAAGTCGGGCTCGGCAACCGCAAGGACATCCGCAACGCCGCCGAGGCGGCGCACAAGGCGTCCGGCTGGAGCGGCATGACCGGCCATGCAAGGGCGCAGGTGCTCTATTTCCTGGCCGAGAATCTCGAACTGCGTGCCGATGAGTTCGCCGCCCGCCTGGCTGACGCCGGCGCTTCGTCCTCGGCCGCCAGGCGCGAGGTCGAAGCCTCCGTCGCACGGATCATGCATTACGCGGCCTGGGCGGACAAATATGATGGCGCGGTGCGCGCGCCCGACAAGCGCATGCTGACACTGGCGCTCAACGAGCCCTGGGAGGTGATGGGTCTGTCCTGCCCCGATGAGGCACCGCTGCTTGGCTTCGTCTCGCTGGTCATGCCGGCCATTGCCATGGGCAATCGCGTCGTGGTGACGCCATCGCCGCGTCAACCACTGGCGGCCTGCGATTTCTACCAGGTGCTCGACACTTCCGATGTGCCCGGCGGTGTGGTCAACATCGTCACCGGCGATCGCGACACGCTGGCCGACACCATGGCCAGGCATGATGACATTGCAGCACTTTGGTATTTCGGCGGCGCCAGCGGAACCGAACTGGTCGAGCGCGAATCGGCGGGCAACCTGAAGGCGGTCTGGGCCAACAATGGCAAGGCGCGCGACTGGTTCGATGCCGGACAGGGCCAGGGCGAGGAGTTTCTGTTTCGCGCGGTCCGGATCAAGACAATCTGGACGCCGTTCGGCGTATAGGACGGATCATGCTTCCTCAGGAAATCATTCGGACCAAGCGCGACGGCAATGAGCTCGATCCGGCCGATATCGCCAGCTTCGTCCGCGGCCTCACCGATGGAAGCGTCAGTGAAGGCCAGGTCGCGGCTCTGGCCATGGCCATCTTCTTTCAGGGCATGAGCCGCGCCGAGGCGGTGGCGCTGACTTTGTCGATGCGCGACTCGGGCGAGGTCCTGTCCTGGCCCGAACTCGACCGTCCGGTGGTCGACAAGCATTCGACCGGCGGCGTTGGCGACAATGTCTCGCTGATGCTGGCGCCGATCGCAGCCGCCTGCGGTCTCGCCGTGCCGATGATCTCCGGCCGCGGCCTTGGCCACACCGGCGGAACGCTCGACAAGATGGAATCGATCCCCGGCTACACGGCGATGCCGGACAATGCCCTGTTTCGCAAGGTCGTCGGCTCCGTTGGCTGCGCCATCATCGGCCAGACCGGCAATCTGGCGCCCGCCGACAAGCGCTTCTACGGCATCCGCGATGTCACCGCGACGGTGGAATCGGTTCCGCTGATCACCGCCTCGATCCTGTCCAAGAAACTTGCCGCCGGACTGGGCGCTCTGGTGCTCGATGTCAAATGCGGCAATGGCGCCTTCATGGACAATCCCGAGCGGGCACAGGAGCTGGCACGCTCGCTGGTTGAAGTGGCCATCGGCGCGGGCATGCCGACCTCGGCGCTGGTCACCGACATGAACCAGCCGCTGGCCAGTGCGGCCGGCAATGCGGTGGAAGTCATCAATGCCGCCGATTTCCTCACCGGCAAGGCCCGCGACAGCCGCCTGCAAGAGGTGACGCTGGCACTCGCCGCCGAAATGCTCGTATCGGGCGGCCTGGCAGCCAATTCCGACGAGGCATTTGTCCGGGCGCTGAGCGCGCTGGAAGACGGCAGCGCCGCCGATCATTTCAACCGCATGGTTGCAGCACTCGGCGGACCATTGGATTTTTTGGCTGACCCGGAAAAGCATCTGCAAAAGGCGCCGCTCGTCGCGGTCTGCACAGCGCAGCGCGAGGGCTATGTGACAGGCTATGACACCCGCGGCATCGGCCTCTGCGTCGTCACGCTCGGCGGTGGCCGCACCCGTCCCAGCGATCCGGTCGACCATGCCGTCGGGCTCACCGGCCTGCTGCCGATCGGCACACGGGTCGAAAAGGACACGCCGATTGCCATGGTGCATGCCCGGACCGAGGATCAGGTGACGATGGTGCGGGCGCAATTGCGCGGCGCAGTTCAGATCAGTGAAGCCGCAACTGCCGCCTCAGCGGTCATTCTCGGCCGCCAGGGCTGACCGGCCGGAGCAGGCGTCAGTTGATCAGTTCGAGCTTGTTGTTGCTGACCTGATAGGTGCGAAGCTTCGACATGAAGCTCATGCCGATCAGGGTGGCCGACAGCGCCGAATCCGTCAGCACGAAGGCCTCGACATTCTTGATCGAAACCGCGCCGACTTCGATGCGGTCGATCATCACCAGCGCTGCATTGGTCAGACCGTTGGCGGTGCTGACCTGATGATTGAAATCGGAGGCTGCCAGGCCCAGGCCGATGCTGCGGGCCGTCGACTGGTTCATCGCGACATAGGTTGCGCCGGTATCGATCATGCCGCGCACATGGCGGCCATTGATATGGAAATCGGCGGAAAAATGGCCGTCCTTGTTCATCGGAATGCTGGCGGTTCTGACACCGCTGGCATAATGCGCCAGCTGTCTTGCGGCGACCTCCTTTTCGGGAGGCTCGACCGGCGTCGCCGTTGCAGCTTCCAGACCGGCGTCCTGCGGCAGGAACGCGTCAAGATCCTGGGCATAGTAGGGCAGGCTGGAGACCGCCAGCACGGCACAGCAGATATAAAACAGATTCCTGAACATGCCGGTACTCCGAGGTGACCGGACCATTCAACAGCTTAACGCCTAACGGCGAGTGAATCGGCCCCGGCTTTGCCGCGACGACCGGCATGGAAGGTTAACAGGATCCAAATGCCTGGAGCGTGTTCCGAAAAGTGGGAACCGGTTTTCGGATGCAAGATCTACTTGGTGCCGTACATACGGTCGCCGGCGTCGCCCAGGCCGGGAACGATATAGCCCTTCTCGTTGAGATGGCTGTCGATCGAGGCCGTGTAGATCGGCACATCGGGATGGGCCTCCTGGAAATTGCGGATGCCTTCGGGGGCGGCCAGCAGGCACAGGAAGCGGATATTCTGGGCGCCGCGTTCCTTCAGCTTCTCAATCGAGGCGATGGAGGAATTGCCCGTGGCCAGCATCGGGTCGACCACGATCACCAGCCGGTTGCTGACATCTTCGGGCGCCTTGAAATAATACTCGATGGCTTCCAGCGTCTCGTGGTCACGGTACACGCCGATATGGGCGACCCGGGCCGATGGCACCAGATCCAGCATGCCTTCCAGCAATCCGTTGCCGGCGCGCAGGATCGAGGCGAAAACCAGTTTCTTGCCTTCCAGAACCGGTGCGTCGATGGCTTCGATCGGGGTCTCGATCCGCTCCATGGTCAGTTCGAGATCGCGGGTCACCTCGTAACACAAAAGCGTTGAAATCTCTCTGAGAAGCCTGCGGAAACTCGCCGTGGAGGTTTCCTTCTTGCGCATGATGGTCAGCTTGTGCTGCACCAGGGGATGATCAATGACCGTAACGCCGTTCATGTTGTCCTGCCTTGAAGCTTTGACCGGGCGTCGCACTGATTTCGACAATCAATGCAGGGGACGCCTGTCGCCTGAAACATCTTCGCCGGCCCCTTGCCGGAGATGTCCGGGAGCGCGGTTTGAACCAGCCCGATTTAGACACCGATTGTCCCGCCCCGGCAACCGCCGCGGCCTGATTCAGTCAAGTTGTCCCAAGAGAATCGCGCGCGTGGGCTCGTCGATGAAGGCCGCCTGGATGGCGGTGCGGGTAAAACCGGTCAGATCGGCCGCATCATAGCCCCAGGCATCCGCCACAAGCTGGTATTCATGGCCGATGGAGGATCCGAAATGCGGCGGGTCGTCGGAGTTCAGCGTCAGCTTCACCCCGGCGCGCCGCAAATGGTCAAACGGGTGGCTGGAAATGTCCGGATAGACCTTCAGTGCCAGGTTCGACCCCGGGCAGGCTTCCAGCACCACGCCCTGCTCGGCAATCCGCCGGACCAGCGCCTCGTCCTCGGCAGCGCGCACCCCGTGGCCGAGCCGCGAGGGACGGACATGATTTAGTGCGTCGCGCACGCTTTCGGCGCCGGCAAGCTCTCCGGCATGGATGGTGATGCCAAGCCCGGCATCGCGGGCGATGTCGAAGGCGCGGGCGAAATCGGCCACCTTGCCGAAGCGTTCCTCTCCGGCCATGCCGAATCCGGTGATCAGCGGATGCGGTCGCATGCTCGCCAGCCGGGCGGCGGCCTCGACCTTTTCCGCCCCGAGATGGCGCACTCCGACAATGATCATCCGGCACTCGATGCCGCTCGACAGTTTCGCCTGGGCAATGCCATCCGCCAGCCCGTCGAAATAGGCTCCCGGTGACAGGCCGGCAGCAACCGCGTGGTCGGGGGAGACGAAGATCTCCGCATAGATGGCGTTTTGCGCAGCAATGCCTTCGAGATAGGTGCGCGCCAGCAGCGCATAGTCTTCCTCGCTGCGAAACAGTGTGGCCGCGCCGTCATAGGCCACCAGAAATTCGGTGAAATCGGACCAGACATAGCTGTCGCCCTTGATGAAGCCCGAGACATCGGCGCCGTACTTCTGCGCCTGTTGCCGGACCAGCGCCGGCGAGGCGGCGCCCTCGATATGGCAGTGCAGTTCCGCCTTTTTCACATGTTGTGTCACAGGAAGCTCTTTCCATTGGCTGTCGCGGGCAGCCCCAGATGCTTTGCCAGCGTGGCGCCGATATCGGAGAATGTGGTGCGAACCCCGATGTCGCGCGGGGCGACGCCGGGGCCAAATCCCAGGATCGGCACCCGTTCGCGGGTGTGATCGGTGCCGCGCCAGGTCGGGTCACAGCCGTGGTCGGCGGTCATCAGCACCAGGTCGCCCGGTTTCAGCAGCTTGGCGAAACGCGGCAGCATCTCGTCCAGCGCTTCGAGTGCTGCGGCATAGCCGGCGACATCGCGGCGGTGGCCGTAGAGCATGTCGAAATCGACGAAATTGGTGAACACGAGATCGCCGTCGCCGGCATCCCGGGTGGCCTGCAGCGTGGCCTCGAAAAGTGCTGCATTGCCGCTGGCCTTGCGCAGATCGGTGACGCCCTGATGGGCAAAGATGTCGCTGATCTTGCCGACACCGAACACCCGGTGACCGCTGTCCTTGACCTGGTCGAGCAAAGTCGGTCCGGGGGCGGAACCGAGAAATCGCGGCGGTTGCCGGTCCGGTCGAAGCCGGTTTCGGCCGATCCCACGAAAGGCCGGGCGATCACCCGGCCGATATTGAGCGGATCGACAAGCTTGCGCACGATCTGGCACAGCTCGATCAGCCGTTCCAGGCCGAAACTTTCCTCGTGGGCGGCGATCTGGAACACGGAATCGGACGACGTGTAGCAGATCGGCTTGCCGGTCTGCAGATGCTCGACGCCGAGCCGGGAGATGATCTCGGTGCCCGACGCGTGGCAATTTCCCAGGATGCCCGGCAGTTCGCCCTCTTCGACGATTGTGTCGACCAGCTCGTCGCTGAATGCCGGCCCGTCATCGGGGAAGTATCCCCACTCGAACATCACCGGCTGGCCGCAGATTTCCCAATGTCCCGACGGCGTATCCTTGCCGCGGGATATCTCGCTTGCCGCGCCGTGCAGCCCGCGTGGCCGGGCGGTGCGTGACCATCCCGCCGGCATGTCGCCACAGGCCGCCTGCGCCGCCGAGGCAAGCCCCAGCGCCTGCATGTGCGGCAGTGACAGGGGGCCCTCGCGCAGTCCCGGGCGGTCTGCGAGACCGGCGGCGCATTGCTCGGCAATATGCCCCAGCGTGTTGGCGCCGAGATCGCCATAGGTTTCGGCATCGGGGGCTCCGCCAATGCCGAAGGAATCAAGTACAAACAGGAAGGCACGCGCCATGAAGCAATCTCCGAGGGAGGCACAGGTTAGCCGGAATCGAACGTCACCGGAAGGGACGAAGCCTGCCCCGGCGCGGTAACTTTGTTTTCACCCGGTCCGTGCGGTTTCGCCCGATTGTGATACTGATTCTTCATGTTTGCGATCAAGCCTGCTGCCCGAATTGCCGCCACCCTGGCCAGCCGCTCTGCCCGCCTGCTTCGCGGGGCCGGGCTGGGGGCCGCTCTGGGCATGGCCGGCGCCGCACAGGCCGATTACCGGGAAAGCGTTGCGGTGCTGCGGATTGGTCTGGTTGAGGCCCATTCTGCGGTGGCGGACCCGCTCAAGCTGGAGGCGGTGCGCCATGCATTCGCCTCCGGCACTGGGAATCCCTGTCGAGATCGTCAGGATGGGCAGCTATGCGGCGCTGATCGATGCGCAGGCCAGCGGCCGGGTCGGTTATGCCATCCATTCCGCCCGCTCCTTCGCTGCCACCGAAGTCGTCTGCGGTTGTGTCCGGGCCTTTCGAAGCCCCGTGGCAGCCGACGGATCAACCGGATTCCGCTCGGTGCTTGTCGTGCGCGAAAGCGATTCCAGGCCGGTCTCCGAGCTCAGGATCGCCTATTCCAGCGAAGAGTCGGTGTCCGGGTGGCAAATTCCCCACCAGGCGATCAGTGCAGGCAGTCTGGCGGCACCGCAGCTTGTCCGCGCCGGCAGCGTCGCCGCGGTGATTGCCATGTATGGGGCAAGTGAAGTCGACGGCTATTTTGCATGGCTGCCGCATGTCCCGGCGGATGCCGGGTCGGATATCGAGCGCCTGTTCGGCGGCTGGAACCGGGCCGGTGTCGAGGCCGGGGATCCGCTGCGGGTGCTGTGGTCGTCCCAGCGCATTCCCTACGGTCCGCACGCCGCGCACAATTCGCTGCCCGACGATCTGGTCGAGGCCCTGGGAGGGTTTCTCGATGACATGCCGACCCGGACGCCGGGATTGCTCGATCTGTTCGAACCGGTCTATGGCGGTGGCTATGTCACGCCGGAGCCCGGCGATTACCGCAATGTCCGGGGTCTCGTAGAAGGCCTCCCAGAGAGCTTCGCCACATCGCAGTCACGCTGACCGCGGGTCACAGATGCGCTAGCATTTTTCGCAGACCACGCTGTCGCCGATGCGCTGGCGCAGATGATAGGTCTTGGTCATGTGGATGGTGCGAAAATCAACCCCCTTCAGACCCGACATGAACAGCATCAGATCATGATCGAACGCGATCTCGGTACGGACAAGAAAGGTGTTCGGAATCGCCAGATCCTGCGGCAGGGTCTGGGTCGAATTAATGGCATAGGGCTTTGTGCCGTCCTCCTGCCAGGACCATGTCACCTTGCCGACGCCTGCGCCATTGATCTCGATTCCCGTGATCTTGAGCTTCAGGCCGTCGGACTGGAACGGCGTCATCACGCTTTCGGCCACATTGAGCATGGACTCGAGAAAGGGCTTGTTGATCGATTCGTCCTGGGTCACCAGATCGGCCACGGTGCTTGCTGCACGTGACAGTTTCTTGTTGACCGACATGGCGATGGAGACTTCCAGCGACCCCATGTACAAGACGATGAGCACCGGCGCGACCAGCGCGAATTCAACAGCGCCGACGCCGGTCCGGTCGCCACGCAGCTTCCGGATTGTCTGGCGCAGTTCAGTCAAAAAGCCCGTCACGACCGTGCTCCCTTTTAATGTCCGCCCGGCTTCATGGTTGGTCTCGCCGGTCACGGGTAGTTCTCGTTGCGAAATGCGGCGGTCGCGACCATCAGATAGTCGCGCGGCATTTCGCCGGCTTTGCGGATGTTGCTGATATAGGGCCGGACAAGATCGGTCATGACCTCCCAGCGGTAATAGGCCCGGACAATGTTGATCGTCTGCGGCCCGCCGGGATCATAGGCAAATCCGCTGTCATCCAGGTCAGCGAACTGGTCGTTGCTCACCTTGGGAATGAAATTGGGGATGTCCGAGAAATCCGCGAACTCGCGGACATCGAGATAGAGCTTCTGATCATCCGGATCTTCTTCGGCAGCGCATTTGATCATCAGGACGATTTCGGCGCAGAACCGGGTGCGGAACTCGTCCTTGTCCAGATAGGTCGCGCGCGCCGGATCATATCCGGTGATCTGGCCGGTCCGGATTTGCCGGCCCATCGTGTCGACGGCGTTTTCCAGCAGCTGCTCGCCGGCAAAGGCAATGAAGGCCTCGATGATGGCGAAGATCAGAATGAAGAAGGGGAATGCCAGCATGGCGAATTCGATCGCCGCCGAGCCGTCCCGCGATCGTCTCAATCGGGCGAACAGCCGGCGCCACCGCTGCTGAGGCGGCGTGTGCAGTTCATTCGCTGGTTTATCGAGATTCATCGTTCGCTCCCGCACATTCGGTGGATCGACGATAGATCAAACTAGTTGAATATTCGTAACGTGGTCCCGGGCAAGATTCTCGGCAGGGTTAATCATCAATAAACCACGCCGATATTTCCCTGCTGGTAAGTATCAGGGTGTTGCCGCAGCCGTCGGGACATGTTCTTCGCAGGATGGCGAGCAGGAATAGACCGACCGGGATGTCTGCTTGAACACGCGAAGCGTGTTGGCTTCATCGACGGAGACCAGGATCCGCTCATCGACGATTGCCGCGCCTTCCTGGTCGAGAATGACCAGATTGGTCGTGCCGTAGGATTTGCCGGTCAGCACGATGGTCTGCGGATCTGACACCGTGACATCGGCCACGTCGGAATTGCCGATGATGACCTTGCTGATTGTGCGGTCGAGCTTGAGAATACGTGCGTGATCCATGAAGACCCGGATGACATCATCGGCCGCATGGGCCGGAAGCGCCGACATCGTGGCAAGAGCCAGGCCGCATGCGGCGTGCATGAACCGGCGTAAAACTGGATGGGAGTGGGGCATGCCGTTTCCTCGGGATTTCGGATGTGGCCCCTAAAATCGCCTAGTTTGGTGAACGAAGCCTTAAGGCCGCACAATCAGTGCGA
This window harbors:
- a CDS encoding ABC transporter permease; this translates as MEYFDTLIVILQSTVRVSVPLILAALAGLYSERAGIFDIGLEGKMLAAAFAGGAAASVFGSAFIGLLAGILVSVCLALVHGFASITQRGNQIVSGVAINFIALGATVILGQAWFRQGGRTPQLRDGERFTTVELPFAAEIADIPILGSIYSNLLSGHFLLTYLAFALVPITWWVLYRTRFGLRLRAVGENPGAVDTAGISVIWMRYRAVICCGILCGIAGVYLSMAMTAGFVKGMTAGKGFIALAALIFAKWKPVNVMFACLLFGFLDAMSIRMQGNELPFIGAVPVQFMQALPYILTVVLLAGFIGKAIPPRAGGVPYVKER
- a CDS encoding cytidine deaminase, with the protein product MARDLFEAAREAMAKCHAPYSKFPVGAAIRAADGSIHAGANIEVIAFPEGWCAETTAIGHMVMAGSTRIREVAVIAEKLDLCTPCGGCRQRLAEFSDADTLVHLCDAEGVKKTLRMDELLPYAFETKVLG
- a CDS encoding purine-nucleoside phosphorylase, whose amino-acid sequence is MNAAVDVLTDRLRGLMPRHAIVLGSGLGSLVETVTDPVRIPYGDLPGFPASGVSGHAGEIVAGHIGKTPVIVLSGRVHYYEHGQADAMRAPLEALQGIGVTNLFLTNSAGSLRQDMPPGSVMRISDHINFSGANPLFGEPSDRRFVGMTSAYDPALALRLEAAAAATGTVMHEGVYMWFSGPSFETPAEIRMARGLGADAVGMSTVPEVILARFLGMKVAAASVITNYGAGMTGGELSHQETKDMAPVGGRRLASILTHAIGDLA
- the deoC gene encoding deoxyribose-phosphate aldolase is translated as MFENMSVNLSATERRVSTLTTRRTVKKSWQAAWLIRAIECIDLTTLAGDDTPGKVERLCAKARNPLRADLVTALGLEDYGLTTGAVCVYPMMVATAVKALQGSGVPVASVATGFPAGLTPMPQRLAEITYAVGEGADEIDIVISRRHVLTGNWTALYDEVRAMREACGEAHMKAILATGELKTLSNVYKASMVSMMAGADFVKTSTGMEGVNATLPVSLTMVRAVRDYLDLTGQICGFKPAGGIRTTKDAIAWLILMKEELGNDWLKPDLFRFGASSLLGDIERQIEHNVTGRYASADHHGMA
- a CDS encoding aldehyde dehydrogenase family protein — translated: MNKIRDILNTMDYGPAPEDSKDVRAWLASHKAGFGHFIGGAFTKPRGETFEVHNPANSEKLADVAIADAKDIDKAVAEASKALKKWQALSGNQRARHIYALARHVQKHARFLAVLETLDNGKTIRETRDIDIPLVARHFYHHAGWAELRDTEFSGYEAAGVCGQIIPWNFPLLMLSWKVAPALAAGCTVVLKSAEHTPLTALAFAEICVEAGLPAGVFNLVNGAGDTGAALAAHDDVAKLAFTGSTAVGRLLRRQTAGSGKKLSLELGGKSPFIVFDNADIDAAVEGVVDAIWFNQGEVCCAGSRAIVQEGISARFHDKLRARMEKLRIGNPLDKSMDMGAVVAPVQMREITAKVEAGIAEGATMWQPSWAKSFENADGCFFPPTLFTDVAPSSTLAQEEIFGPVLASMTFRTPGEAVQLANNSRYGLAASVWSQNLDEAFDAARTLKSGIVWINSTNLFDASAGFGGYKESGFGREGGREGMLEYLVPTWQKKAKALPESEPVPAPVPGLGSDTAALDRTVKLYVGGKQARPDSGYSYPVTGKGGKHLAEVGLGNRKDIRNAAEAAHKASGWSGMTGHARAQVLYFLAENLELRADEFAARLADAGASSSAARREVEASVARIMHYAAWADKYDGAVRAPDKRMLTLALNEPWEVMGLSCPDEAPLLGFVSLVMPAIAMGNRVVVTPSPRQPLAACDFYQVLDTSDVPGGVVNIVTGDRDTLADTMARHDDIAALWYFGGASGTELVERESAGNLKAVWANNGKARDWFDAGQGQGEEFLFRAVRIKTIWTPFGV